The nucleotide window GGGCGTGAGTTCAGCCGCGCGATCTTCGGCACGGGGCGTCGCCGGCGGCGCTGACAGCCGTTATTCGGCGCTGAACTTGCGGTAGAACCCGCCGACGATCGGCGCCACCACTGCGCGTGGTGTGTATCCACCGGCGACCGACATCGCCTTCGACAGGCTGCCGGGTACTATGCGCATCTTGTTGTGCGCCAATGCATCCAGACTCATCTCGGCGACCTTGGCCGACGAGTGCCACAGAAAGTCCGGCACGACCTTGTCGACGATCGACGCCTCGTCGGGGGTGGGGGTGTGGGTACGTACCGGTCCGGGTGCGAGGAGGGTGACGTGGACACCCTGCCCGGACACCTCACCGCGCAGCGACTCGCTGAAGCTGTTCACAAAAGCCTTCGACGCCGCGTACGTCGCATTGTTGGGGATCGGCATGTTCCCGGCCGCCGAGCCGACCATCAGGATGCCGCCCGAGCCGCGTTTCACCATCTGCGGCAGCACTGCCAGGGTGAGGTCGTGGACGGCGTTGACGTTCAACCGGACCTGCGCGCGTTCGTAGTCGGCGTCGAGGTCGGCGACCGGACCGAACGTCGCGATGCCCGCGTTGTTGCAGAGGATCGAGATGTCGCGACCGGCGAACTCGGCGGCCAGCACCTCTACCTTCGTCGGGTCGGACAGATCGACGGCACGGACCTCGACCGAGACCTCATGTGCCGTGCGCAGTTCGCCGGCGAGCTCTTCGAGAAGCTCACCGCGGCGGGCGACGAGGACCACCGAGTGGCCACGAGCGGCCAACGCGCGTGCGAGTTCCCGTCCGATCCCGGACGAGGCCCCGGTGACGACGGCGCGGGCGGTGGCGGAGGGCGGCGGTACCGGCATGTCGCAATGGTAGCCGCCGCCTCTCACGTCGAGGCCGACCGTCAGTCGATACCCGCGGCGACCTCGGTGCCCTGGCGGATCGCACGCTTGGCGTCGAGCTCGCCCGCGTAGTCGGCGCCGCCGATGACGTGCGTGGTGACACCGGCCAACGTCAACGGGTCGATGAGATCGCGTACCGATTCCTGGCCCGCGCAGATCACCACGTTGTCGACCTCGAGGACGCGGGTGTCGGTGACGTTGCCCTCGTCGTCGCGGAAGCTCAGATGCAGTCCCTTGTCGTCGATCTTGTCGTATGTGGCGCCGCTGATCTGCTCGACACCCTTCATCTTCATCGTCGCGCGATGCACCCAGCCGGTGGTCTTGCCGAGCGACTTGCCCTGCTTACCGGCCTTGCGCTGGACCAGGTAGACCTGGCGCACCGGGGGGAGCGGCCGCGGCTTGGTGACGAAGCCGGGCTTCTCCGGGTCCTCGGTGACGCCCCATTCCTGTTCCCATTCCTTGAGGTTCAAGGTCGGCGACTCATCGGTCGTGAGGAACTCGCTCACGTCGAAACCGATTCCGCCGGCACCGATCACGGCCACACGTTTGCCGATCTCCCGATGCCCGAGCACCGCGTCGGCGTAGGACATCGCCATCGGGTGGTCGACGCCGGGGAAGCTCGGTATGCGCGGCACGACGCCGGTCGCGACGATCACGTCGTCGAACTTCTCGGCGATGATGGAGTCGGCGTCGGCGCGGGTGTTCAGCCGGACCTCGATGCCGAGCACCTCGATCTGGCGGGTGAAGTAGCGGATTGTCTCCTTGAACTCCTCCTTGCCGGGAATCCTTGAGGCGATGGAGAATTGGCCGCCGATCGCGTCGCCGCCCTCGAACAGGGTGACCTTGTGACCGCGTTGTGCGCCGGCTACGGCGGCCGACAGGCCGGCCGGGCCCGCGCCGATCACGGCCACGCGCTTGGCCTTTCGCGTCGGACCCAGGATGAGCGTGGTCTCGCGACCCGCGATCGGGTTCACCAGGCACGACACGTGTTTGCCGACGAAGGCATGGTCGAGGCAGGCCTGATTGCAGCCGATGCAGGTGTTGATCTCGTCGGACCGACCCTCGCGGGCCTTGTTCGCCAGGTGGGGATCGGCGAGGAACGGGCGGGCCATCTGGATGGCGTCGACGCGTCCGTTCGTGAGGATCTCCTCGCCGAGTTCGGGGGTGTTGATGCGGTTGGCCGCGATCAGCGGGATCGACACCTCGTCGCGGAGACGTTCGGTGAACTTCACGAATGCGCCGCGGGGCACCGAGGTCACGATCGTGGGGACCTGGGCCTCGTGCCAACCGATGTCGGTGTTGATCGCGTCGACGCCGTACTGCTCGGCCTTGCGCGCCATCAGTGCGACCTCGTCCCAGGTCTGTCCCTTGCGGATGAGGTCGGCGATCGACTGGCGCAGGATGACGGGGTAGTCGCGGGGAACCTGTCGGCGGATCTCCTTGATCACCTCGACCAGGAAACGCTGGCGGTTCTCGGTGTTGCCGCCCCATTTGTCGGTGCGATCGTTGGTGTGCGGGCAGAGGAACTGGTTGATGAGGTAGCCCTCGCCGCCCATGATCTCGATGGCGTCGTAGCCGGCTCTGCGGGCGAGCTTGGCGGACTGGCCGAACGACTTGATGACGTGGCGGATGATCGGCTCGGTCATTCGAAGGTGCTTGAACGGGTGGATCGGCGACGGATCGGTGCCGGGCGCGACCTTGAACGGGGTATAGCCGTAACGCCCGGCGTGGATCAGCTGCATGGCGATCTTGCCGCCCTCGTCGTGCACGGCTTTGGTCACGCGCTTGTGGCGGGTCATGTCGACGACGTTGGTCATCTTGCCGCCGGCGAACGCGAGCAGGCCGGTCCGGCTCGTGCCGAAACCGCCGGTGATGATCAGTCCCGCACCACCTTTGGCCCGCTCCGCGAAGTAGGCGGCCAGTTTGTCGGTGTCCCAGAACCGGTCTTCGAGGCCGGTGTGCATCGACCCCATGACCAATCGGTTCTCGATGGTCATGCCGCCGATCTGCAACGGCGTGAACAGGTGCGGATAGTGCTGGTTCGGTTGTGCCGTCGGGGCTGACATGGCGCGACCTTTCATCTCGGTGAACCTTGGTGGGCTGTGTAGTTGGGCTGCGGGCGTTGCGAACTCAGCTCTGGGACAGTTCGCGTTCTAGTCCGTGGATGACCTCGTCGCACCATTCGATGTATCCCTGCTCCTGCCGGATACCGCCACGGAGAACGAGGTACTGGTGCAGCTTGCGACCGGTGAGCGCGTCGGGATCGGGGTAGTAGTCGTCTTGGAAACCGGTGTAGAGCTTGAGCTGTGCGAGATGTTCATCGCGGTGCGCCTTCAGCTCGCCGATGATCGCGGCGAGGTCACCGAATTCCGCGGCCCGTAGCTTCACGCCGATGTCGCTGCGAAGCGGTTGCAGCGGTGTCGGACTCATCGCCCAGTCGGCGAGAGCGTCACGGCCGGCGTCGGAGATCGTGTAGACCTTCTTGTCCGGGCGGCCGTCCTGGCTGATCGATTCGACGCTGACCAGGTCGTCGTCCAGGAGCTTCTTGAGCGTCCGGTAGATCTGCTGGTGAGTGGCCGACCAGAAGTAGCCGATGCTGCGATCGAACTGCTGACCGATCTCATAGCCCGTTCCCGGTCGCTCGGCCAGCGACACCAGAATCGCGTGTTCGAGCGCCATGAGAGCAAAATACCGTGCAACAACGCACTATGCAACAAGGTGTATATGAGTCGAGTTGCATATCAGCGCGGCCTGGGCCGCGGGGGAGGCCCGAACCCGAAGTGAGGCGACGATGACCTCCGTGCCGCAGACTGTTCGGCATGGACGAACCGGAGACGAGGTCTCGGAATCTGCTGTCGTGGAAGCTGACCGACAACGTGGTGGTGGCACCGGAGGAACGGCTGACCTGGCCGCGCACGGTCAGCATCGGTCTGCAGCACGTGGTCGCCATGTTCGGCGCGACCTTCCTGGTACCCGTGCTGACCGGATTCCCGCCGTCGACGACGCTGTTCTTCTCCGGCGTCGGCACGATCCTGTTCCTGCTGATCACCCGCAACCGCCTGCCCAGCTACCTGGGTTCGAGCTTCGCCATCATCGCGCCGGTGACGGCCGCCGTCGCCTCCGACGGTGCGTCGTCGGCACTGGGCGGGCTGGTGGCGGTCGGCGCGATGCTCGTGGTCATCGGACTCATCAGCCATTTCGCCGGCGTCCGGTGGATCGAGACCCTGATGCCGCCGGTGGTGACCGGCGCGATCGTCGCTCTGATCGGTCTCAACCTCGCTCCGGCGGCCAAGAACAACTTCGTCGAGGACCCCGTTCTCGCAACCATCGTGCTGGTGTTGCTGGTCGCCTCCGCGGTCCTGTTCCGGGGCTTGCTCGGACGGCTCGCGATCTTCCTGAGCGTCGTGGTGGGATATGTCCTCGCGCTGGTCCTCGACCGGATCGACAGCGACAACGACTTCATAGACACCTCCGGTATCGGCGATGCGGCGTGGATCGGTCTGCCCGACTTCCAGACACCCACCTTCGATCTGGGTGTCCTGCCGTTGTTCCTCCCTGTCGTGCTGGTGCTCGTCGTGGAGAACATCGGTCACGTCAAGTCGGTGTCGATGATGACCGGCAAGGACTACGACGCCACCATGGGGCGCGCGCTGGCTGCGGACGGACTGGCCACGATGCTGGCCGGCAGTGGCGGCGGTTCGGCCACGACGACGTATGCCGAGAACATCGGCGTGATGTCGGCGACCAAGGTGTACTCGACCGCGGCCTACTGGGTGGCCGGCGGCGCCGCGATCCTGCTGGGGTTGTCGCCCAAGGTCGGCGCCGTGATCGCCGCGATTCCGCCCGGCGTGCTCGGCGGTGTCACGACGGCGCTCTACGGTCTGGTCGGCGTGATCGGCGTACAGATCTGGGTGAGCAACAAGGTCGACTTCTCCAAGCCGATCAACCAGTTCACCGCCGCGATCCCGCTGATCATCGGCATCGCCGACTACACCTGGCAGGTCGGCGACCTCGTCTTCGCCGGAATCTCCCTGGGGTCGGTCGCGGCGCTGGTCATCTATCACTCCATGCGACTCATCGGTCGATGGCGGGGGACGGTCGACGTCGGCAGAAATGGGCAGTCACCACGGGAGACGTAACGGGATGTCGGGGACCGGGCCCGGCAGATCGATGTCGCCGTCGGCGCGATCGTTGAAGAGGTACAGCCACCACAGCGGAGCGGGCGCACCGAGAGGCGGCGGCGGGAGTTCGGGGACGTCGGGCCGGCGCGGCACGTACAGGTCGGGGTCTGCGCCGGTGATGACCTTCACCATGTTCTGGAAGGCCGTTGATTCCGGGTCGTTCCAGTAGGCGCCGTGCGTGACGAGACCCCCATCGACCGTGCGTCCATTTCCGTCGACTGTGCGCCCGTTTTCGTCGACTGGGCGGCCAGTTACGTCGACTGTGCCGGTGTCGAGCCTGATCACGCCGGGCGCGGTGTCGGGGTCGTGGCCGTGGGGGTTCCCGGGGAAAGACTGCACGTAGTGGATCGGGTCGCCGGGAAAGGTGAGCGAGTACCGCTCGACGCCCGCGGGGTGCGGGGTGGCGTAGATGCCGGTGCCCGCCGATGAGGCGTAGACGACCCGGTCGGGGGACAGGCCGAGTTGTTCGGCCGAGCCCACGACCGATCCGCCGTAGCTGTGGCCGATGTAGGTGGTGGTCGCCGCGGGCGCGTGACGAGCGATCTCGGCGTCGAGTTCGGAACCGAACAACTCCAGACGGTGCGCCATCGCGGCGGCGAAGCTCGTGCTCGCCGCCGCGCGCAGGTCCGGCGGCAGGTCACCGTCGAGGTAGAGGAACACCGGGCCGCCCGTACGCGCCGCGAGATCGGTTGCAGCCGTGCGGCTGCGACCGACCACGGTGTCGAGAGTGGTGCCGGTACCGGGGACATAGGTCGCGGTGTTGGTGGTGTCGGACCGCAGCGATCCGATCATCTCGACCATGCGGCCCCGAGGTGTGTTGACGAAGGTGATGAAGGTCCGCTCGACGAGTCCGTCGTCGCCGCGGCGGGATGCTTCAGCGCTCGGTTCGGGCAGGGGGTCGAGCAGCCCCCGCAGAGTCCGAGCTCGGCGTCCCTGTCCGCGGCCGGCCTCGACCTCGTCGGCGAGCGCGTTGCGGATGTTGATCTCGTTGGCCTGGGCACGGATCGCGAACGGGACACCTGGCAGGTTCCCGATGACATGCGGGTTCGCCTGCATCAGGCGGCGCACATCGGCTGGGCTCATCTGTTCCACGACGTCCCGGACCTGGGTCGGCGTCAGAGTCTCCAACAATCGGACCGCCGCGTCGGCATCGGATGCCGTACCGCCCGGCAGCCGGACATCGGGCTGACCGGTGCTCATCGACGCGAGATCGGCGGCGAACCCCTCGAGTCGTTCGCCATAGCGTTCGTCGAGGATGTCCACGGTGTCGAGGGCGTCGGAGACGGAGCCCGCGAGAAGGGTGGCCTGTCCGGCGAGACCGGCGTCGGGGTGGGTGACGGTGCCGTCGTCGAAGACGGTGAAGCCCAGATTTTCTGCCCCTCGGACGACGCCCAGCGCGAAGTCGCGCGCGTGGTCGAGGTCGGCGCCGGCGTCGGTCGCCTCGTCGGCGACCATGTGCAGCACGTTGCGTATCTCGCCGGCATGATCGTGTTCCGCCCAGAGGACCTGATGCGCCGCATCATGCGTGTCACCCGACCACGACGACGCCGAGTCGAAGGCTCGGACCGCGGTATCGATGCCGGCGTCGAGGGACTCCGCGACACCGGACGCCGCAGAACCGGCGTCGGCGAACGACTGCGGACTCCACGCGCGCAACTGCGAGACGGTGGGCCGCATCAGCGGTCCTCGAGGTCGCGGAACCGCGCGCCCGAGCGGACGTCGGCGGCACTCGTCGACGCGTCGAACATCCGCAGCATTCTGCCCATCACGGTTAGGCGTTCGCCGATCGAGTCGACCGCCGAGCGCGCGGGGTGGGCGGTCGCGGACAGTGCCCGAGCGACCCGGCTCGACGGGCCGATGACCGCGCCGATGGCCTCGACATCAGCGGCGTGGATGGCGATCCCGGCAGACTGCCAGACGCGGGCGACCTCCTGGACCTCGGCGGGATCGACACCGAACAGCGAAGTCGCCGAGTCGGTTTGGTCACGTCGGCCCGCTGACAGCGGACCGGATGGCAGGGGCGGAAAACCGGAGAGTGGGCCGGGGAGCGTCATGATCCTCCAGGGGTCGCGACCCACCGATCTGTGGGGCAGGACTATGACGCACGGAGTGGCCTGAACGGTTCCCGTTCTGCCGCGCGCGGTCCGCGACAGACACGTGAGGTGCCCCCGGCAGGACTCGAACCTGCGACCTAGGGATTAGAAGGCCCTTGCTCTATCCACCTGAGCTACGGAGGCTGACCGGCGCGCGCGTGACGAGCGACACGAGGCGTCGGGCAGAGAGAGTCTACGACACGGCCGCCGGTATGCCGTGCGCCACCGCGGGCCAGGTCGAATTGGGATCGCGTCAGTTGCCGGTCCTACAGTTGAGGGATGACCCGCACGTCGACGCCCGCCTCCGCGGAGCAGCATCGCGACGCGATGAACGAACCGCGCGGCGTCGTCACCGCGATCCTGTGGGCATCGGGTTGGCTCGCCGCGATCGTCGCTGTCGCCGTCACCGCGATCTCCGCGGCGTCGGCACTCCGGCTGACCGGCGTGCCCGATCCCGGTCCGCTGACCACGTACGGGGCGCCGGCGCTCACTGCGGTCGGCGAGTTCGCCGCGGCGATCGCACTCGGCTCGGCCGTGTTCGCCGCGTTCTTCGTGCCGCCCCAGGCGAGCGGCGTCCTCGACGTCGGGGGATACCGCGCGATCCGGATCGGTGCGGCCAGCGCGCTGACGTGGTCGGTGTGTGCGCTGCTGCTCATGCCGCTGTCGGCCTCGGAGGTCAGTGGGGCGCCCCTGTCGGAGACGATCCGACCCGCCAACCTGCTCACCGCCTACAGCCAGGTCGCCGAAGTGCGCACGTGGTTCTGGACTGCGCTGTTCGCGCTGGTCGCGGCCATCATCGCGCGGATGACGCTGCACTGGGGTCCGACGATCGCGGTGATCGCGTTCTCCGTCTTCAGCCTGATGCCGTCGGCCCTGGCAGGCCACTCCTCGTCGGGTGGCAACCACGACGTCGCCACCAACAGCCTGATCCTGCACATCGTCGGCGCGACGCTGTGGCTCGGCGGCCTCGCGGCGGTCGTCGTGTACGCCCTCGCCGATGGACACTGGCGTGCCCTGGCGGTCCGACGCTTCTCGCGCGTCGCGTTCTGGTGCATCCTCGTCGTCGGCGCCAGCGGTGTCGTCAACGCCCTGGTCCGGGTGCCGCTGGGTGACCTGTTCACCGACACCTACGGTCGTCTCGTCGTGGCCAAGGTGGCGGCCCTCGTCGTGCTCGGCGGGCTGGGCGCCTGGCATCGCCGGGTGACCATCGCGCAGCTGGACACCGACGAACGGCCCTCGCTGTTCGTCCGCTTCGGACTCGTCGAACTCGCGGTGTTCGCGGCGACCTTCGGTCTCGCCGTGGGGCTGGGCCGGACGCCGCCGCCCGTCGTCGACACCGCGCAGATCTCCGCGACCGAGAACGCCATCGGGTACGACCTCGACGGCGCGCCGACGTTCGTCCGCCTCCTCACCGAGTGGCGCTTCGACCTGATCTTCGGGCTCGCGGCCATCGTGCTCGCCGTCGTGTATCTGCGCGGTGTGATCCGCCTGAGGCGACGCGGCGACGCCTGGCCGGTCGGACGTACCGTGGCGTGGGTCCTCGGGTGTCTGCTGCTGTTGCTGGCGACGTCGTCGGGCTTCGGCCGCTACGCCCCGGCGATGTTCAGCATCCACATGATCGCGCACATGCTGATGTCGATGATGGTGCCGGTACTGCTGGTGCTCGGCGGCCCGGTGACGCTCGCACTGCGGGCACTGCCGCCGGCCGGCCGGGGCAATCCGCCGGGCCCGCGCGAATGGATCCAGCTGGGTGTGCACTCGGCGCCGTCCCGGATCCTGACCCACCCGCTGATCGCCGCGATCATGTTCGTCGGCAGCTTCTACGTCCTCTACCTGGGCGGTCTGTACGAGGCCGTGGTCCAGTATCACGCGGCGCACCTGCTGATGAACCTCCACTTCCTGCTCAGCGGCTACCTGTTCTACTGGCTGGTCATCGGCATCGACCCGGCGCCGCGTCAGGTGTCACCGGTGGCGAAGCTCGGCATCGTGATGGCCTCGATACCGTTCCACGCGTTCTTCGGCATCGCGCTCATGATGACGACCGCGGTCATCGCCGAGGCCTACTACCGTGGACTGAATCTCCCGTGGAACTACGACCTTTTCGACGACCAGCGCGTCGGCGGCGGAATCGCCTGGGCCGCAGGCGAGATCCCGCTGGTGGTGGTCCTGCTCGCGCTTTTCGTTCAGTGGCAGCGCAGCGACACCCGGCAGGCGCGACGCTACGACCGCAACGCGGAACGCGACCACGACGCTGATCTCGGTAGCTACAACGAGATGCTCAAGGAACTCAACAAGCGCGGCTGAGCGCCGACAGGCTCAGCCGGACCCGGTCGGCACCGCGCAGACCGACGATCCGGCTTGGATCAGGGCACTGATGTGCAGCGCATCGAAGTCGAAACCGTCTGCGGCCGAAGCGGATGCGGCGATCAGCGCCGGTGGGCACCGAAGACTCGTCACGAGTTCGCCCGCGGCCGCCAGTTCGTCGACGATGGCGACGTTGAACTCGTTGATCGCCGTCCGAACCGGACCGAGATCCGGTGTCGCGGGCGGCGCCGTCTGACCGGGTAGCTGCCACCGGGCGAACAGCCCGCGCTGTACGGTCTTGCTCGCCTCGATCTGGTCGCGGAACACGCTGCGGACGTAGGCGGGGTCGAGGTCGCGATCGAGCGCCAACTGCGACACCGTGTCGAGGACCACCTGTTCGCGTGCCGGGTCGTCGATCGCCGCGCCGGATGCCCACTTCGTCGCGGCGACGGTGTCGGCGAGTGCGAGTCGGCCGGCGATCGCCTCGGTCAGACCCGTCAACGCAGTCTGTGTACTCGGGGCCGCACCCGAGAGGGGCGGCGCAACCAGCATGATGGTCGCCGCGATCAGACCGACCAGGAACACTCGCATCCGCATTCCGCGAGTCTAGGGCGCCGAGCGCCGGGTGCACCCGAGATCTGTGGGTAACCCGCCGAGTTCTCCACAGCCGCGCTAGCTCGGCGTCTGACGGGGTCGTCGGGGGTGATGCTGATGCGGCCACACCTTCCCGTGGCCGACACCCGTAGGAGACGACCATGTTTGAGACGTACACGACCGTCATCGGAACCGTAGTGTCCGATCCCCGCCGGCGGCAGACGACCACCGGCGAGGACGTGATCTCCTTCCGCGTGGCGTGCACCTCGCGCCGCATCGACAAGAGCACCGGCGAGTGGAGCGACGGGCCGACGCTGTATCTCACGGTCAGCTGCTGGCGACGCCTGCTCACCGGTGTCGGCCTGGCGATCGCCAAGGGGAGGCCGGTGATGGCGCACGGTCAGATCAAGACCAACGAGTACCCGTCACCGGACGGGTCACGGCGCTCCGACCTCGAGATGACCGCGGTGGCCGTCGGACTCGACCTGAGTCGCTGTGTCGTCACCTATCGGGGCACACCCGCCCAAGGGCGCGGAGCCGATGCACCGGTCCCGGCGACCGCCCAAGCAACCCAGGAGTCGGCAGCGTGACCTCTGGGCCCGGGGTTGGTGACGCGGAAACGGTTCAGGCCGAACGGTTCCGGACCAGTCGCCAGTGATTCTTGCCGTCGGCGCGGCGGTAGGCGAGTTCGTCGAGGACGTTGATCGCGATGGCCAGTCCTCGACCGCGTTCGGCGAAATCGTCGGGCAGGCTGACCGCGTCGAGATCGACGCGAGCAGGATTCCCGTCGTCGGAGTAGCGGGCCTCGATCCGATCAGCTGTGACCTCGAGTTCGAGACGCAACGTGACGGTGGAGCCCTCACGGGCGTGTTCGACGATGTTCGCGCCGATCTCGGCGACCGCGAGTTCGAACTGCATGGCGTCCATGTCGTCGATGGGGCACTCGGCGAGGAGGTCGGCGAGCAGTGCGTGGATGTGGTCCATCGTCTCGAGGGAGGTGATCTCCTCGAGGGTGCGGGTCGCGGTGTTCTCGGTCATCGCGGGGTCCTCGATCTCTGGGTGAGCGGGTCGATACCCGTCAGGCCCCGTCGAATGCGGAATCGGCGGACGGGTGCACGCGGAGAACGCGATTGAGATTGGTCAACTCGAGCACCGTGACCACCTGCGGTGTGGGGGCGGCGATCCGCAGGTCGCCGCCGGCCTGACGCGCCACCTTGAGACCGGAGACGAGCGCGCCCAGTCCCGACGAATCGATGAAGTCGGTGCCGGACAGGTCGACGACGATCCTCGACGATCCCGACCCGACCAACTCGTGCAACTGGTCTCGCAGTCGTGGGGCGGCAACCATGTTGAGCCGGCCCTCGGGTCGGATCACCACGGCACCGCCGTCGACGCTGCGGGTTGCGAAATTCGCCATCACTGCCTTTCCTCATCGGGACCGCGGTAACGCACCGCGATGATGACAACGCTCAGGATCACCAGGTCGAACAGTACCCAGAACAGGTTCACACCCACACCGAGAACGGAGATGGCGCCCCGGTACAGCTGCACGATGCCGATCACCGACGCCACCACGAGTACCGCCATCGCGATCAGCTGTGGCCGAACGATGTGCCACGGGAGCGCATCCTGCGACTGTTTGGTCTTCGGGGTCACCGCGAAACCGAGTGGACGGTTCATGTAGACGTTGCGGAATGCCGTGGTACAGGCCTTGATCCACACCGGGAACAGCGCGAGGCTGTACTGCTGACCGCGCCACGTCGGCGTACCCCGGGCGACCACCAGGAACAGCAGTTGATTGACCAACAGGAACGGGATGAGCCGCAGGAAGAAGTCCCAGCTGTAGGCCTGCACGGGCAGGATGCCCAGCACCAGGTAGACCACCGGTGCCGCGATGTAGGCGATGGCCGCGAACCCGGCGAGATAACTCCACATGGTCGCCCAGTACATGAGCCGCTGGGTGATGGTGAGGCCTTTCTGGACCAGCGGGTTCTCCCGCAACATCACCTGGATCGTGCCCTGTGCCCACCGGAGCCGCTGTGTCACCATCGTTTTCAGGTCCTCGGGCGCCAGGCCGAAGGCGAGGTTCTCGTGATGGTAGGCGGAGTTCCAGCCGAGGGCGTGCAGACGCATGCAGGTCGCCATGTCCTCGGTCACCGAGATGGTGGCGAGGGGCAGCATGGGCTGGGCCTCGTCGGATCTCCCGACGTCGACGGCCTCGACCATGGCGCGGATCGATTCGATGGCACCCAGCGGAGACCACTCGCGCTCGGCGAGGACCGCGAGCGCGTCGTAGTCGACCGCGCCGGCGCCCGGTTCCTGTTCGCTCAGCTCGGTGAGCGCCTCGATCGCCTCCAGATCGGCACGCATCGCCTCG belongs to Gordonia sp. KTR9 and includes:
- the cmrA gene encoding mycolate reductase (Catalyzes the final step in mycolic acid biosynthesis.), whose protein sequence is MPVPPPSATARAVVTGASSGIGRELARALAARGHSVVLVARRGELLEELAGELRTAHEVSVEVRAVDLSDPTKVEVLAAEFAGRDISILCNNAGIATFGPVADLDADYERAQVRLNVNAVHDLTLAVLPQMVKRGSGGILMVGSAAGNMPIPNNATYAASKAFVNSFSESLRGEVSGQGVHVTLLAPGPVRTHTPTPDEASIVDKVVPDFLWHSSAKVAEMSLDALAHNKMRIVPGSLSKAMSVAGGYTPRAVVAPIVGGFYRKFSAE
- a CDS encoding NADPH-dependent 2,4-dienoyl-CoA reductase, which encodes MSAPTAQPNQHYPHLFTPLQIGGMTIENRLVMGSMHTGLEDRFWDTDKLAAYFAERAKGGAGLIITGGFGTSRTGLLAFAGGKMTNVVDMTRHKRVTKAVHDEGGKIAMQLIHAGRYGYTPFKVAPGTDPSPIHPFKHLRMTEPIIRHVIKSFGQSAKLARRAGYDAIEIMGGEGYLINQFLCPHTNDRTDKWGGNTENRQRFLVEVIKEIRRQVPRDYPVILRQSIADLIRKGQTWDEVALMARKAEQYGVDAINTDIGWHEAQVPTIVTSVPRGAFVKFTERLRDEVSIPLIAANRINTPELGEEILTNGRVDAIQMARPFLADPHLANKAREGRSDEINTCIGCNQACLDHAFVGKHVSCLVNPIAGRETTLILGPTRKAKRVAVIGAGPAGLSAAVAGAQRGHKVTLFEGGDAIGGQFSIASRIPGKEEFKETIRYFTRQIEVLGIEVRLNTRADADSIIAEKFDDVIVATGVVPRIPSFPGVDHPMAMSYADAVLGHREIGKRVAVIGAGGIGFDVSEFLTTDESPTLNLKEWEQEWGVTEDPEKPGFVTKPRPLPPVRQVYLVQRKAGKQGKSLGKTTGWVHRATMKMKGVEQISGATYDKIDDKGLHLSFRDDEGNVTDTRVLEVDNVVICAGQESVRDLIDPLTLAGVTTHVIGGADYAGELDAKRAIRQGTEVAAGID
- a CDS encoding PadR family transcriptional regulator, with translation MALEHAILVSLAERPGTGYEIGQQFDRSIGYFWSATHQQIYRTLKKLLDDDLVSVESISQDGRPDKKVYTISDAGRDALADWAMSPTPLQPLRSDIGVKLRAAEFGDLAAIIGELKAHRDEHLAQLKLYTGFQDDYYPDPDALTGRKLHQYLVLRGGIRQEQGYIEWCDEVIHGLERELSQS
- a CDS encoding uracil-xanthine permease family protein translates to MDEPETRSRNLLSWKLTDNVVVAPEERLTWPRTVSIGLQHVVAMFGATFLVPVLTGFPPSTTLFFSGVGTILFLLITRNRLPSYLGSSFAIIAPVTAAVASDGASSALGGLVAVGAMLVVIGLISHFAGVRWIETLMPPVVTGAIVALIGLNLAPAAKNNFVEDPVLATIVLVLLVASAVLFRGLLGRLAIFLSVVVGYVLALVLDRIDSDNDFIDTSGIGDAAWIGLPDFQTPTFDLGVLPLFLPVVLVLVVENIGHVKSVSMMTGKDYDATMGRALAADGLATMLAGSGGGSATTTYAENIGVMSATKVYSTAAYWVAGGAAILLGLSPKVGAVIAAIPPGVLGGVTTALYGLVGVIGVQIWVSNKVDFSKPINQFTAAIPLIIGIADYTWQVGDLVFAGISLGSVAALVIYHSMRLIGRWRGTVDVGRNGQSPRET
- a CDS encoding cytochrome c oxidase assembly protein; amino-acid sequence: MTRTSTPASAEQHRDAMNEPRGVVTAILWASGWLAAIVAVAVTAISAASALRLTGVPDPGPLTTYGAPALTAVGEFAAAIALGSAVFAAFFVPPQASGVLDVGGYRAIRIGAASALTWSVCALLLMPLSASEVSGAPLSETIRPANLLTAYSQVAEVRTWFWTALFALVAAIIARMTLHWGPTIAVIAFSVFSLMPSALAGHSSSGGNHDVATNSLILHIVGATLWLGGLAAVVVYALADGHWRALAVRRFSRVAFWCILVVGASGVVNALVRVPLGDLFTDTYGRLVVAKVAALVVLGGLGAWHRRVTIAQLDTDERPSLFVRFGLVELAVFAATFGLAVGLGRTPPPVVDTAQISATENAIGYDLDGAPTFVRLLTEWRFDLIFGLAAIVLAVVYLRGVIRLRRRGDAWPVGRTVAWVLGCLLLLLATSSGFGRYAPAMFSIHMIAHMLMSMMVPVLLVLGGPVTLALRALPPAGRGNPPGPREWIQLGVHSAPSRILTHPLIAAIMFVGSFYVLYLGGLYEAVVQYHAAHLLMNLHFLLSGYLFYWLVIGIDPAPRQVSPVAKLGIVMASIPFHAFFGIALMMTTAVIAEAYYRGLNLPWNYDLFDDQRVGGGIAWAAGEIPLVVVLLALFVQWQRSDTRQARRYDRNAERDHDADLGSYNEMLKELNKRG
- a CDS encoding chorismate mutase, encoding MRMRVFLVGLIAATIMLVAPPLSGAAPSTQTALTGLTEAIAGRLALADTVAATKWASGAAIDDPAREQVVLDTVSQLALDRDLDPAYVRSVFRDQIEASKTVQRGLFARWQLPGQTAPPATPDLGPVRTAINEFNVAIVDELAAAGELVTSLRCPPALIAASASAADGFDFDALHISALIQAGSSVCAVPTGSG
- a CDS encoding single-stranded DNA-binding protein, which gives rise to MFETYTTVIGTVVSDPRRRQTTTGEDVISFRVACTSRRIDKSTGEWSDGPTLYLTVSCWRRLLTGVGLAIAKGRPVMAHGQIKTNEYPSPDGSRRSDLEMTAVAVGLDLSRCVVTYRGTPAQGRGADAPVPATAQATQESAA
- a CDS encoding ATP-binding protein, which produces MTENTATRTLEEITSLETMDHIHALLADLLAECPIDDMDAMQFELAVAEIGANIVEHAREGSTVTLRLELEVTADRIEARYSDDGNPARVDLDAVSLPDDFAERGRGLAIAINVLDELAYRRADGKNHWRLVRNRSA
- a CDS encoding STAS domain-containing protein, producing MANFATRSVDGGAVVIRPEGRLNMVAAPRLRDQLHELVGSGSSRIVVDLSGTDFIDSSGLGALVSGLKVARQAGGDLRIAAPTPQVVTVLELTNLNRVLRVHPSADSAFDGA